The Streptococcus viridans genome contains the following window.
GTCACTTGCAAAAGCGAGTGGCAAGACTGATCCTGTCCATTGCTCAGCTACATTGGCTCCCTTGACTGTGGTGCTAGAAACACGAATATGAAGACGTGTTGGAAGGTTGGTTCCTTCTACACGGCCTGCTATGACAACTTCTCCTTCTTGGGCCAAGAGTTGCGGATCGACCGCATCCCAGGCCACCTTGGCAGCATAGGTCTTGCCATTGGAGTGATAAGTCCGCACGCTTTCTGGAAGGGCTGGTTTTTCACCAACTGGCGTTGTCGTGCTGACTTCTTCTACAGCGATAATGCCTTCAACGGTGACTTGAGCTTGGGCTTCTTTTTCCACACCCTCTACATGACCTGTGACTGTAAAGCTATGGTAATCCTTGACTTGATCTGCTGCCACGGTATCCCAGGTCACACGTTTTTCTTTCGGGAATCCCTTATCATACTCGACCAAGACGGTCTCTGGAAGAGCTGGCAAAACGTTTCGATCGGTGCTGATCCGTACAGGACGCACCTTGACAACCGTCTTTTCTTCAGGATTTGGCGTGATGGTAAAGGTGACTTCTCCCGTTTGTCCTTGGAAGCTAGCTTGTAAATGAACCAATCCTGCTTCTCGCAATTCCAAACCTTTATTGGTTGCGACTGCTTTTCCTTGACTTCCCGCTGCTGTTGCCACATCGATTTGATCTGCTTTGAGACTTGCCTGGCTACCATCTTGGTAATGAGCAATGACTTCAAGTAGTACTGTTTGGTCTTCCTTGAGTTCTTGCCCTTCTGGCAGACGCAATTCTAAACGTTGGATCTGTGGACTTTCTTCTTGGAATTGGACCACATAGGTCTGTACAGCTCCCGTATCCTTAGCGGTAACATAGATTTGAGCTTTCAAACCATTTTCACGGCTAGCTTGTAGTACCGTCACTTGGGCATTTTCTGCACTTGCTGTGACTTGACCTGGCTCTTGCCCATAAGCGAGGGAACGGAAAATGGTATGGTTGCCACTACCAAATTTTGGAAGGGCTACCCCATCTAGCTGAACCGTTGGTTTCTTAGCCTTGGCTACATCTCCTCCTGCAACCACTAGCGTCGCTTGGACCGTTTCCCCATTGCCTAGGAGACCTGTCGCCTTCAAGCGAGCACCTGGTGTGGACAACTGATCTTCTTGACCAGCTTCCAAGGTCCATTGATCAACTTCATAGCTAACTGTCCGGCCATCTGTGAAGACCAATTGCACTGTCTTATCCACTGTCGTTAGATCTGCTCCCTGTGGGATTTGTTTGATAACTGGAAGGACTTGCTCCACACCGATCACATCGACCAGAGCTTCGACCGTCCGTCCTTGAACATGACCTGTCACCCGGACTTGGCCAGCACGACTATAGTCTGCTGCATCCCATTCGACGGCTTCTTCTTGGGCCTTGCCATCACTATAGACGACAGATACGTGACTTGGAAGTTCAGGATTTTGTCCCAAGTACACTTGAGTTCGAACCGGTTCGACCCCCAAGACAGAGCGTTCTTCCTGGTCCTTCTTACCAGTAAAGAGGCTAACTTGGTCTGACTGCAAGCGGTCTGAGTCTGCATACAGGGTAAAGGCACCTGCTTGCTCAGTCGATTTGACAATGACAACCCCTTTGCCGTTAAAGGCCCGACGTTGCCATGAGCCATCTTCCTGCGCTTTGTAGCGTTCCCGGCTGGCTTGTTCCCCGTTATCGACACCGACAATTTGACCTTGCCCATGCAGATGGAAATGCACCAAGTTATTGGCAGTTGGGACCACACGACCTTCTTCATCGACGATTTCATAGGTAATATAGGTCAGATCCTTGCCGTCTGCTGCAATCGCGTGTTCTTCTTTCAATAGACGAACACCGGCTGGCTTCCCAGCTGTCTCGATCTGATCACGGGCGATCACTTCGCCTGCTTCGTTGCGCGCAATAGCTTCCACTTTACCTGGTACATAAGGAACCAACCACTCTAGATAGAGTTCATCCGGATTTGCCCCTTCTTGGTAGGTCCGGCCATCTGCTGTGGTCTTCTTGGTAAAGGTCTTGACCCCTTGTGATTCCCCATTGACAATCAATTCCACACTGTGGGCATTAGAGAAGGACCGAACAGGGATCCGACCTTCTTCATCCATGACACGATTGGCCAATTCTGGATTTTCCCAGTTCCAATGCGGTAAGAGATGGACCATTGGATGTTTCTCAGCTGACAACCATTGACTTTGGTACAGGTAAAAATCATTCTTCGGAAGGCCGGCAGTATCGACAATACCGAAATAAGAACTTTTCACAGGTGTGTCATTTTGGTTGTGCCATGGTGTTGGCTCACCGATATAGTCGGTACCTGTCCAGATAAATTGCCCTGCATAGCCGGCATGATCGCGGTCAAAGGTCCAAGAGGCTGTCGCTGTCCGACCCCAACCAACCCGGTCATTGCCGTAGTCTGATTGTTCATAGTGGCGGTCTTCTTGGTTGCTTCCGACCCATTCTCTTTCAGGGTGGTAGTAAGAGCCCCGTGTCCGCGTCGCAGAAGAGGTTTCAGAACCATAAATGAGCCAGTTTGGGTGTTTAGCTCGTAGGCTTTCATAGTTGGCCTCTGAATAGTTAAATCCAACTGCATCGAGCTCTGCCGCTACCTTTTCATGCCCTCCTGATCCATCACCAAAGCGGAATTTATCAGCTCCCATGGTGACATAGCGAGTTGCGTCCACTTCCTTGATGGTCTTTACGAGACGACGAACGGTTGCGACAGACTTATCAGATCCATCTGCCTCACCGATTTCGTTACCGATTGACCACATCACAATAGAAGGATTGTTCTTGCCTCGCTCTACCATGGTTCGAAGGTCATAGTCAGACCACTTATCCCCTTTACGAGCTTCTGGATGCGTTGCATCCTTTTCAAAGAATCGACCGTAATCGTATTGTTTCTTACCACCATACCAAGTATCAAAAGCTTCTTCTTGGACCATCAAGCCCAACTCGGCCGCAATTTGCAAGGTTTGTTCACTGGCTGGGTTGTGGGTCGTCCGGATGGCATTGACTCCCATGTCCTTCATCTGTTTGAGGCGACGGTATTCAGCCTTGTAATTTTCCTCAGCTCCGAGAGCCCCATGGTCATGGTGAAGGGAAACACCGTGGAATTTCGTAGCCACTCCGTTAAGGAAGAAGCCCCCTTCTGGTGTCCAGTTCAGATAGCGGTAGCCAAAGCGTTCCTTTTGCACATCGACCAACTGCGAATCCCGATAGACCCGCGTATACAGCGTATAGAGAGCTGGGTTATTGGTCTTCACATCCCAGAGGGTCGGTTTTTCAACATGAAGAGTATGAGACAGGTTGATCTCTTGACCAGCCAAAACGGATTGAACTTCACTACGTACCTTTTCACTGACCACTTGACCATTTTGATCGACGATTTCGTATTCTGCATAAATACTATGGGCTTGATCATCTTGGTTAACAATACGACTCTTCACAAGAGTATCGACTGCCCCATTCTGTTGTTCTTCTAATTTTGAACTCGTGATGGTGGTCCCATACTTAGCCACATGAACCTTGTCCGTCACACTGAGTTTGACATCACGATAGATCCCACTTCCAGAATACCAACGACTACTTGGTTGTTGGTTGACTACATGAACCGCGATGGTATTTTCACTTCCATCCGCATTCAAATAAGGAGTAATATCATAAGAAAAAGCATTGTAGCCATTTGGATAATGACCAACAAATTGCCCATTTACATAGACTTTCGAATCCATGTAAACTCCACCAAATTCCAAACGCACCTTCTTATCGAGGTCCTTGTCTTCCAAACGGAAGGTCTTGCGATACCAAGCATCCCCACCGTTTAATTGTCCCCCTTCATTTTGAGCCGGAGAGTTGTGATCGAAG
Protein-coding sequences here:
- a CDS encoding Ig-like domain-containing protein; protein product: MGKSFFEKRSVFSIRKLAVGACSVLIGVSFFGAPSVLAEEEGRAVTEEEMTSTREASEVTNGEVVTSDKASTTLEAPAVITPERNESEVEQPQVEPQTSERSAGATEEATKDQKQVAEDMVQDRERDFNKDWYFKLNAAPGAEGRQVDVKNWKKLDLPHDWSIFFDFDHNSPAQNEGGQLNGGDAWYRKTFRLEDKDLDKKVRLEFGGVYMDSKVYVNGQFVGHYPNGYNAFSYDITPYLNADGSENTIAVHVVNQQPSSRWYSGSGIYRDVKLSVTDKVHVAKYGTTITSSKLEEQQNGAVDTLVKSRIVNQDDQAHSIYAEYEIVDQNGQVVSEKVRSEVQSVLAGQEINLSHTLHVEKPTLWDVKTNNPALYTLYTRVYRDSQLVDVQKERFGYRYLNWTPEGGFFLNGVATKFHGVSLHHDHGALGAEENYKAEYRRLKQMKDMGVNAIRTTHNPASEQTLQIAAELGLMVQEEAFDTWYGGKKQYDYGRFFEKDATHPEARKGDKWSDYDLRTMVERGKNNPSIVMWSIGNEIGEADGSDKSVATVRRLVKTIKEVDATRYVTMGADKFRFGDGSGGHEKVAAELDAVGFNYSEANYESLRAKHPNWLIYGSETSSATRTRGSYYHPEREWVGSNQEDRHYEQSDYGNDRVGWGRTATASWTFDRDHAGYAGQFIWTGTDYIGEPTPWHNQNDTPVKSSYFGIVDTAGLPKNDFYLYQSQWLSAEKHPMVHLLPHWNWENPELANRVMDEEGRIPVRSFSNAHSVELIVNGESQGVKTFTKKTTADGRTYQEGANPDELYLEWLVPYVPGKVEAIARNEAGEVIARDQIETAGKPAGVRLLKEEHAIAADGKDLTYITYEIVDEEGRVVPTANNLVHFHLHGQGQIVGVDNGEQASRERYKAQEDGSWQRRAFNGKGVVIVKSTEQAGAFTLYADSDRLQSDQVSLFTGKKDQEERSVLGVEPVRTQVYLGQNPELPSHVSVVYSDGKAQEEAVEWDAADYSRAGQVRVTGHVQGRTVEALVDVIGVEQVLPVIKQIPQGADLTTVDKTVQLVFTDGRTVSYEVDQWTLEAGQEDQLSTPGARLKATGLLGNGETVQATLVVAGGDVAKAKKPTVQLDGVALPKFGSGNHTIFRSLAYGQEPGQVTASAENAQVTVLQASRENGLKAQIYVTAKDTGAVQTYVVQFQEESPQIQRLELRLPEGQELKEDQTVLLEVIAHYQDGSQASLKADQIDVATAAGSQGKAVATNKGLELREAGLVHLQASFQGQTGEVTFTITPNPEEKTVVKVRPVRISTDRNVLPALPETVLVEYDKGFPKEKRVTWDTVAADQVKDYHSFTVTGHVEGVEKEAQAQVTVEGIIAVEEVSTTTPVGEKPALPESVRTYHSNGKTYAAKVAWDAVDPQLLAQEGEVVIAGRVEGTNLPTRLHIRVSSTTVKGANVAEQWTGSVLPLAFASDSNDADPVAKVNDKVISFTDAPANRWTNWGRDNAEDSVGILFGDSGILTKRAVDNLHVGFHEDHGVGAPSEYVIEYYTGEQIPTVPSNPNRVKDETDHPFNNPANWKEVSNLTVEEPVAAGKMNHFSFDKVDTYAVRIRMKTPEGKRGSSISEIQVFANKVAAEEKSQVTIRVNGEVLPGVNPSVTDYYIDARDRAYPQVEATASHHGLATVVPSVHEGEPIRVIHKAEDGTILQEYRLHLTSDAEKLKQATPVAVEAGRRFVKVGQDLVLPSTVGVYFKGDTGYERKELTVDWQAIPADALSHEGNFTLEGKVLGYDLTAQLTVRVSEKTGEILSVNRDYNAEDTRAFASETNDLDPNQIDYIDYINDGGYNEYYRWTNWKREPDQTEVFAGLIFKKNGQVTERLVNKVAVDFFADQETGLPTKTVLERYIGPDFDVPDDYGNLKNLPDHPFNQASNWEEIPYSLDYAFEPGYISNLSFNETRTKAIRLRMVRDENLKGIGIVELSAYAPTEEAQATTDVTIQVNGKDLEGFKADVTDYHLEYEGERPIVSAQGKNGTAVTVVDAKSANAPVLVKVVSEDGKLEKVYQLSLSAKAPTGSAIPEEGVKNLVHTKPELIIEAEGLDFAHEERPNDSLPKGEKKLVQEGQAGRKLHLVEVSQENGVETRKEVDAFVEVEPVAEITEVGTKEVPTENPSDKPTPQPQPQPQPQPEPELQPQLQPQPEPQPLPNSEHPHASERPELAETSKSSVGVDPVSQKGIVSAGKEVEKIAQTPAVSVTSVSEGRLPNTGTEESVASLVAGILAAGLAGAVLDDKKKRADKAK